A single region of the Musa acuminata AAA Group cultivar baxijiao chromosome BXJ1-11, Cavendish_Baxijiao_AAA, whole genome shotgun sequence genome encodes:
- the LOC135597202 gene encoding transcription factor MYB78-like: MEVRKGAWTVEEDLLLMNYIASHGEGQWNSLARCAGLRRTGKSCRLRWLNYLRPDVRRGNITPEEQLLILELHSRWGNRWSKIAQCLPGRTDNEIKNYWRTRVEKQAKQLRCDVDSQRFKDMVRYMWMPRLAERVLASSGGSSAPLACERPAEGSVEVGQTSETQCASVSATGGTASSTQACDVVTASESVPSPGACDGLGSPDWEESLWSMVEVWSQQEL; the protein is encoded by the exons ATGGAGGTGAGAAAAGGGGCGTGGACTGTGGAAGAAGACCTGTTGCTGATGAACTACATCGCTAGCCATGGCGAGGGCCAATGGAATTCGCTCGCTCGCTGTGCAG GTCTGAGGAGAACAGGCAAGAGCTGCCGGCTCCGGTGGCTCAATTATCTCCGCCCGGACGTCCGCCGCGGCAACATCACTCCCGAAGAGCAGCTCCTCATCCTCGAGCTCCACTCTCGCTGGGGAAACCG GTGGTCGAAGATAGCGCAGTGCTTGCCGGGGAGgacggacaacgagatcaagaactactggagaaCGAGGGTGGAGAAGCAAGCGAAGCAGCTCCGGTGCGACGTTGACAGCCAGCGGTTCAAGGACATGGTGAGGTACATGTGGATGCCTCGACTTGCCGAGAGGGTCCTCGCGTCTTCCGGCGGCAGCTCTGCCCCATTGGCCTGTGAGCGACCGGCAGAGGGAAGCGTTGAGGTCGGTCAGACTTCCGAGACACAGTGCGCGTCAGTTTCAGCGACCGGCGGCACCGCCAGCAGCACGCAGGCGTGCGATGTTGTGACAGCTTCAGAGAGCGTACCGAGTCCCGGAGCTTGTGATGGCTTGGGGTCACCGGATTGGGAAGAGAGCTTGTGGAGCATGGTGGAGGTTTGGTCGCAGCAAGAGCTTTAG